The following coding sequences are from one Hippopotamus amphibius kiboko isolate mHipAmp2 chromosome 9, mHipAmp2.hap2, whole genome shotgun sequence window:
- the E2F8 gene encoding transcription factor E2F8 isoform X1 gives MENEKENLFFEPHKRGLMKTPLKESTAANTVLTEIQPDFGPLTTPTKPKEISQGEPWTPTANLKMLISAVSPEIRNRDQKRGLFDNRNGLPEAKDCLHEHLSGDEYEKSQPSRKEKSLGLLCHKFLARYPNYPNPALNNDICLDEVAEELNVERRRIYDIVNVLESLHMVSRLAKNRYTWHGRHNLNQTLGTLKSVGEENKYAEQIMMIKKKEYEQEFDFSKSYTIEDPIIKSNTGQNGHPDMCFVELPGVEFRAASVNSRKDKSLRVMSQKFVMLFLVSTPQIVSLEIAAKILIGEDHVEDLDKSKFKTKIRRLYDIANVLSSLDLIKKVHVTEERGRKPAFKWTGPEISPNSSGLSPVLPFAPSDLEVRRSSKENCAKNLFSTRGKPNFTRHPSLIKLVKSIESDRRKINSAPSSPVKTNKAEGSQNSAPFPSKMAQLAAICKMQLEEQSSEPRKKVKVQLARSVHCKPVAPLDTPANAELEMTAPSLIQPLGVLPLIPSPLSSAVPVILPQAPSGPSYAIYLQPTQAQTMTPPQGLSPTVCPTPSSNATRSKDSTDTTTENTANDAPKSSASARPGSLPPGLERQGIKNRDREAAGERGSKRASMLEDSGSRKRFKEDLKGVENVSTHGLSRTKKVRDTLFPSGYLIPLTQCSTLGAESILSNKENSGTLSPNHRIYSSPIAGVIPVTSSELTAVNFPSFHVTPLKLMVSPTSMAAVPVGNSPALTSSHPVPVQNPSSAIVNFTLQHLGLISPGVQVSTSPAPGTIPVSPRIEAVSVIPENAGTQQGRATKYDASVLVQNQTNGQSVAVTGAQQPVPVTPKGSQLVAESFFRTPGGPTKPTGSSCVDFDGANNTSVGTLFVPQRKLEVSTEDVH, from the exons ATGGAGAACGAAAAG GAAAATCTCTTTTTCGAGCCACATAAAAGGGGACTGATGAAAACACCTCTGAAAGAATCCACTGCAGCAAATACAGTGTTGACGGAGATCCAGCCTGACTTTGGCCCTTTAACCACACCCACCAAGCCCAAGGAGATCTCCCAGGGAGAACCGTGGACTCCCACGGCCAACCTAAAAATGCTCATCAGCGCCGTGAGCCCCGAGATCCGCAACAGAGATCAGAAAAGGGGTTTGTTTGACAACAGAAACGGATTACCTGAGGCCAAAGATTGTTTGCAC GAACACTTATCTGGAGACGAATATGAGAAATCCCAACCAAGTCGAAAAGAGAAAAGTTTAGGATTGTTGTGTCATAAGTTCTTAGCTCGATATCCCAACTATCCCAACCCTGCTTTGAATAATGACATCTGTCTTGATGAAGTAGCCGAGGAACTTA ACGTCGAGCGCCGTCGCATTTACGATATCGTCAACGTCCTAGAGAGTCTACACATGGTGAGCCGGCTTGCCAAAAACAGGTACACTTGGCACGGGCGACACAACCTCAACCAAACCCTTGGGACGTTGAAAAGCGTCGGGGAAGAGAACAAGTACGCCGAGCAGATTATGATgatcaaaaagaaagaatatgaacAAGAGTTTGACTTTAGTAAGAGTTACACGATAGAGGATCCGATCATCAAGTCAAACACTGGCCAAAATGGACACCCAGACATGTGTTTTGTCGAACTCCCTGGAGTGGAATTTCGTGCAG CCTCTGTAAACAGCCGCAAAGACAAGTCTTTAAGAGTGATGAGCCAGAAATTTGTGATGCTCTTTTTGGTGTCAACGCCTCAGATAGTAAGCCTGGAAATTGCTGCCAAGATTTTAATTGGGGAGGACCATGTGGAAGATTTGGATAAAAGCAAGTTTAAAA caaaaATTAGGAGGTTATATGACATAGCTAATGTTCTAAGTAGCCTGGATCTTATCAAGAAAGTTCATGTTACGGAGGAAAGAGGCCGAAAACCAGCTTTTAAATGGACAGGCCCAGAAATCAGTCCAAATTCCAgtg GTCTCAGCCCAGTCCTTCCTTTTGCTCCCTCTGATTTGGAAGTAAGGCGGTCTTCAAAAGAGAACTGTGCCAAAAACCTCTTTTCCACACGTGGGAAACCAAACTTCACTCGACACCCTTCCCTCATCAAACTGGTAAAGAGCATAGAAAGTGATCGGAGAAAGATAAATTCTGCCCCCAGTAGCCCTGTCAAAACCAACAAAG CTGAGGGTTCTCAGAATTCTGCACCTTTCCCAAGTAAAATGGCTCAGCTCGCAGCTATTTGCAAGATGCAGTTAGAAGAGCAGTCAAG TGAACCcagaaagaaagtgaaagtaCAACTGGCAAGATCTGTGCACTGCAAACCAGTGGCCCCTCTGGACACTCCAGCAAATGCTGAGCTGGAGATGACAGCACCATCCCTCATCCAGCCCCTGGGGGTGCTTCCCCTCATCCCCAGCCCGTTGTCATCGGCAGTGCCCGTGATCCTACCTCAGGCCCCTTCGGGCCCATCGTATGCCATCTACTTGCAGCCTACCCAGGCCCAAACAATGACCCCGCCCCAAGGCCTGAGCCCCACAGtctgccccaccccctcttctAACGCTACAAGATCAAAAGACTCCACTGATACCACCACTGAGAACACAGCCAATGATGCCCCAAAGTCCAGTGCCTCCGCCAGGCCTGGAAGCTTGCCGCCAGGGCTGGAGAGACAAGGTATAAAAAACCGAGACAGGGAGGCTGCTGGAGAAAGAGGCTCAAAGAGGGCAAGCATGCTTGAGGACAGTGGTTCCAGAAAGAGATTTAAAGAAGACCTGAAAGGAGTTGAAAATGTCTCCACA CATGGACTGAGCAGAACAAAGAAAGTGAGAGAT ACCTTGTTCCCATCAGGATATCTAATCCCTCTCACCCAGTGCTCAACCCTGGGGGCAGAGTCCATTTTGTCTAATAAAGAAAACTCAGGTACACTTTCCCCAAACCACAGGATCTACAGCTCCCCAATTGCAG GTGTTATTCCAGTGACATCATCCGAACTCACTGCTGTTAATTTTCCCTCTTTTCATGTAACACCTTTGAAGCTAATGGTCTCACCAACTTCCATGGCAGCCGTCCCTGTCGGGAACAGCCCGGCTCTCACTTCGAGCCACCCCGTTCCCGTCCAGAACCCAAGCTCAGCCATTGTAAACTTCACCCTGCAGCACTTGGGCCTCATCTCTCCCGGTGTGCAGGTGTCCACCAGCCCTGCACCCGGAACCATTCCCGTGTCTCCAAGAATAGAGGCTGTTAGTGTCATACCAGAAAATGCAGGCACTCAGCAAGGAAGGGCCACCAAGTATGACGCATCGGTCCTGGTCCAGAACCAAACAAATGGACAATCAGTTGCTGTGACAGGGGCACAACAG CCTGTTCCTGTGACACCCAAAGGGTCCCAATTAGTGGCCGAAAGCTTCTTCCGTACCCCAGGGGGACCAACGAAGCCGACGGGCTCCTCCTGCGTGGATTTCGATGGTGCTAATAACACCTCCGTAGGAACTCTCTTTGTCCCACAGCGAAAACTGGAAGTCTCAACAGAGGATGTCCATTAG
- the E2F8 gene encoding transcription factor E2F8 isoform X2 gives MENEKENLFFEPHKRGLMKTPLKESTAANTVLTEIQPDFGPLTTPTKPKEISQGEPWTPTANLKMLISAVSPEIRNRDQKRGLFDNRNGLPEAKDCLHEHLSGDEYEKSQPSRKEKSLGLLCHKFLARYPNYPNPALNNDICLDEVAEELNVERRRIYDIVNVLESLHMVSRLAKNRYTWHGRHNLNQTLGTLKSVGEENKYAEQIMMIKKKEYEQEFDFSKSYTIEDPIIKSNTGQNGHPDMCFVELPGVEFRAASVNSRKDKSLRVMSQKFVMLFLVSTPQIVSLEIAAKILIGEDHVEDLDKSKFKTKIRRLYDIANVLSSLDLIKKVHVTEERGRKPAFKWTGPEISPNSSGLSPVLPFAPSDLEVRRSSKENCAKNLFSTRGKPNFTRHPSLIKLVKSIESDRRKINSAPSSPVKTNKAEGSQNSAPFPSKMAQLAAICKMQLEEQSSEPRKKVKVQLARSVHCKPVAPLDTPANAELEMTAPSLIQPLGVLPLIPSPLSSAVPVILPQAPSGPSYAIYLQPTQAQTMTPPQGLSPTVCPTPSSNATRSKDSTDTTTENTANDAPKSSASARPGSLPPGLERQGIKNRDREAAGERGSKRASMLEDSGSRKRFKEDLKGVENVSTTLFPSGYLIPLTQCSTLGAESILSNKENSGTLSPNHRIYSSPIAGVIPVTSSELTAVNFPSFHVTPLKLMVSPTSMAAVPVGNSPALTSSHPVPVQNPSSAIVNFTLQHLGLISPGVQVSTSPAPGTIPVSPRIEAVSVIPENAGTQQGRATKYDASVLVQNQTNGQSVAVTGAQQPVPVTPKGSQLVAESFFRTPGGPTKPTGSSCVDFDGANNTSVGTLFVPQRKLEVSTEDVH, from the exons ATGGAGAACGAAAAG GAAAATCTCTTTTTCGAGCCACATAAAAGGGGACTGATGAAAACACCTCTGAAAGAATCCACTGCAGCAAATACAGTGTTGACGGAGATCCAGCCTGACTTTGGCCCTTTAACCACACCCACCAAGCCCAAGGAGATCTCCCAGGGAGAACCGTGGACTCCCACGGCCAACCTAAAAATGCTCATCAGCGCCGTGAGCCCCGAGATCCGCAACAGAGATCAGAAAAGGGGTTTGTTTGACAACAGAAACGGATTACCTGAGGCCAAAGATTGTTTGCAC GAACACTTATCTGGAGACGAATATGAGAAATCCCAACCAAGTCGAAAAGAGAAAAGTTTAGGATTGTTGTGTCATAAGTTCTTAGCTCGATATCCCAACTATCCCAACCCTGCTTTGAATAATGACATCTGTCTTGATGAAGTAGCCGAGGAACTTA ACGTCGAGCGCCGTCGCATTTACGATATCGTCAACGTCCTAGAGAGTCTACACATGGTGAGCCGGCTTGCCAAAAACAGGTACACTTGGCACGGGCGACACAACCTCAACCAAACCCTTGGGACGTTGAAAAGCGTCGGGGAAGAGAACAAGTACGCCGAGCAGATTATGATgatcaaaaagaaagaatatgaacAAGAGTTTGACTTTAGTAAGAGTTACACGATAGAGGATCCGATCATCAAGTCAAACACTGGCCAAAATGGACACCCAGACATGTGTTTTGTCGAACTCCCTGGAGTGGAATTTCGTGCAG CCTCTGTAAACAGCCGCAAAGACAAGTCTTTAAGAGTGATGAGCCAGAAATTTGTGATGCTCTTTTTGGTGTCAACGCCTCAGATAGTAAGCCTGGAAATTGCTGCCAAGATTTTAATTGGGGAGGACCATGTGGAAGATTTGGATAAAAGCAAGTTTAAAA caaaaATTAGGAGGTTATATGACATAGCTAATGTTCTAAGTAGCCTGGATCTTATCAAGAAAGTTCATGTTACGGAGGAAAGAGGCCGAAAACCAGCTTTTAAATGGACAGGCCCAGAAATCAGTCCAAATTCCAgtg GTCTCAGCCCAGTCCTTCCTTTTGCTCCCTCTGATTTGGAAGTAAGGCGGTCTTCAAAAGAGAACTGTGCCAAAAACCTCTTTTCCACACGTGGGAAACCAAACTTCACTCGACACCCTTCCCTCATCAAACTGGTAAAGAGCATAGAAAGTGATCGGAGAAAGATAAATTCTGCCCCCAGTAGCCCTGTCAAAACCAACAAAG CTGAGGGTTCTCAGAATTCTGCACCTTTCCCAAGTAAAATGGCTCAGCTCGCAGCTATTTGCAAGATGCAGTTAGAAGAGCAGTCAAG TGAACCcagaaagaaagtgaaagtaCAACTGGCAAGATCTGTGCACTGCAAACCAGTGGCCCCTCTGGACACTCCAGCAAATGCTGAGCTGGAGATGACAGCACCATCCCTCATCCAGCCCCTGGGGGTGCTTCCCCTCATCCCCAGCCCGTTGTCATCGGCAGTGCCCGTGATCCTACCTCAGGCCCCTTCGGGCCCATCGTATGCCATCTACTTGCAGCCTACCCAGGCCCAAACAATGACCCCGCCCCAAGGCCTGAGCCCCACAGtctgccccaccccctcttctAACGCTACAAGATCAAAAGACTCCACTGATACCACCACTGAGAACACAGCCAATGATGCCCCAAAGTCCAGTGCCTCCGCCAGGCCTGGAAGCTTGCCGCCAGGGCTGGAGAGACAAGGTATAAAAAACCGAGACAGGGAGGCTGCTGGAGAAAGAGGCTCAAAGAGGGCAAGCATGCTTGAGGACAGTGGTTCCAGAAAGAGATTTAAAGAAGACCTGAAAGGAGTTGAAAATGTCTCCACA ACCTTGTTCCCATCAGGATATCTAATCCCTCTCACCCAGTGCTCAACCCTGGGGGCAGAGTCCATTTTGTCTAATAAAGAAAACTCAGGTACACTTTCCCCAAACCACAGGATCTACAGCTCCCCAATTGCAG GTGTTATTCCAGTGACATCATCCGAACTCACTGCTGTTAATTTTCCCTCTTTTCATGTAACACCTTTGAAGCTAATGGTCTCACCAACTTCCATGGCAGCCGTCCCTGTCGGGAACAGCCCGGCTCTCACTTCGAGCCACCCCGTTCCCGTCCAGAACCCAAGCTCAGCCATTGTAAACTTCACCCTGCAGCACTTGGGCCTCATCTCTCCCGGTGTGCAGGTGTCCACCAGCCCTGCACCCGGAACCATTCCCGTGTCTCCAAGAATAGAGGCTGTTAGTGTCATACCAGAAAATGCAGGCACTCAGCAAGGAAGGGCCACCAAGTATGACGCATCGGTCCTGGTCCAGAACCAAACAAATGGACAATCAGTTGCTGTGACAGGGGCACAACAG CCTGTTCCTGTGACACCCAAAGGGTCCCAATTAGTGGCCGAAAGCTTCTTCCGTACCCCAGGGGGACCAACGAAGCCGACGGGCTCCTCCTGCGTGGATTTCGATGGTGCTAATAACACCTCCGTAGGAACTCTCTTTGTCCCACAGCGAAAACTGGAAGTCTCAACAGAGGATGTCCATTAG
- the E2F8 gene encoding transcription factor E2F8 isoform X5: MENEKENLFFEPHKRGLMKTPLKESTAANTVLTEIQPDFGPLTTPTKPKEISQGEPWTPTANLKMLISAVSPEIRNRDQKRGLFDNRNGLPEAKDCLHEHLSGDEYEKSQPSRKEKSLGLLCHKFLARYPNYPNPALNNDICLDEVAEELNVERRRIYDIVNVLESLHMVSRLAKNRYTWHGRHNLNQTLGTLKSVGEENKYAEQIMMIKKKEYEQEFDFSKSYTIEDPIIKSNTGQNGHPDMCFVELPGVEFRAASVNSRKDKSLRVMSQKFVMLFLVSTPQIVSLEIAAKILIGEDHVEDLDKSKFKTKIRRLYDIANVLSSLDLIKKVHVTEERGRKPAFKWTGPEISPNSSGLSPVLPFAPSDLEVRRSSKENCAKNLFSTRGKPNFTRHPSLIKLVKSIESDRRKINSAPSSPVKTNKAEGSQNSAPFPSKMAQLAAICKMQLEEQSSEPRKKVKVQLARSVHCKPVAPLDTPANAELEMTAPSLIQPLGVLPLIPSPLSSAVPVILPQAPSGPSYAIYLQPTQAQTMTPPQGLSPTVCPTPSSNATRSKDSTDTTTENTANDAPKSSASARPGSLPPGLERQGIKNRDREAAGERGSKRASMLEDSGSRKRFKEDLKGVENVSTVSTSPAPGTIPVSPRIEAVSVIPENAGTQQGRATKYDASVLVQNQTNGQSVAVTGAQQPVPVTPKGSQLVAESFFRTPGGPTKPTGSSCVDFDGANNTSVGTLFVPQRKLEVSTEDVH, translated from the exons ATGGAGAACGAAAAG GAAAATCTCTTTTTCGAGCCACATAAAAGGGGACTGATGAAAACACCTCTGAAAGAATCCACTGCAGCAAATACAGTGTTGACGGAGATCCAGCCTGACTTTGGCCCTTTAACCACACCCACCAAGCCCAAGGAGATCTCCCAGGGAGAACCGTGGACTCCCACGGCCAACCTAAAAATGCTCATCAGCGCCGTGAGCCCCGAGATCCGCAACAGAGATCAGAAAAGGGGTTTGTTTGACAACAGAAACGGATTACCTGAGGCCAAAGATTGTTTGCAC GAACACTTATCTGGAGACGAATATGAGAAATCCCAACCAAGTCGAAAAGAGAAAAGTTTAGGATTGTTGTGTCATAAGTTCTTAGCTCGATATCCCAACTATCCCAACCCTGCTTTGAATAATGACATCTGTCTTGATGAAGTAGCCGAGGAACTTA ACGTCGAGCGCCGTCGCATTTACGATATCGTCAACGTCCTAGAGAGTCTACACATGGTGAGCCGGCTTGCCAAAAACAGGTACACTTGGCACGGGCGACACAACCTCAACCAAACCCTTGGGACGTTGAAAAGCGTCGGGGAAGAGAACAAGTACGCCGAGCAGATTATGATgatcaaaaagaaagaatatgaacAAGAGTTTGACTTTAGTAAGAGTTACACGATAGAGGATCCGATCATCAAGTCAAACACTGGCCAAAATGGACACCCAGACATGTGTTTTGTCGAACTCCCTGGAGTGGAATTTCGTGCAG CCTCTGTAAACAGCCGCAAAGACAAGTCTTTAAGAGTGATGAGCCAGAAATTTGTGATGCTCTTTTTGGTGTCAACGCCTCAGATAGTAAGCCTGGAAATTGCTGCCAAGATTTTAATTGGGGAGGACCATGTGGAAGATTTGGATAAAAGCAAGTTTAAAA caaaaATTAGGAGGTTATATGACATAGCTAATGTTCTAAGTAGCCTGGATCTTATCAAGAAAGTTCATGTTACGGAGGAAAGAGGCCGAAAACCAGCTTTTAAATGGACAGGCCCAGAAATCAGTCCAAATTCCAgtg GTCTCAGCCCAGTCCTTCCTTTTGCTCCCTCTGATTTGGAAGTAAGGCGGTCTTCAAAAGAGAACTGTGCCAAAAACCTCTTTTCCACACGTGGGAAACCAAACTTCACTCGACACCCTTCCCTCATCAAACTGGTAAAGAGCATAGAAAGTGATCGGAGAAAGATAAATTCTGCCCCCAGTAGCCCTGTCAAAACCAACAAAG CTGAGGGTTCTCAGAATTCTGCACCTTTCCCAAGTAAAATGGCTCAGCTCGCAGCTATTTGCAAGATGCAGTTAGAAGAGCAGTCAAG TGAACCcagaaagaaagtgaaagtaCAACTGGCAAGATCTGTGCACTGCAAACCAGTGGCCCCTCTGGACACTCCAGCAAATGCTGAGCTGGAGATGACAGCACCATCCCTCATCCAGCCCCTGGGGGTGCTTCCCCTCATCCCCAGCCCGTTGTCATCGGCAGTGCCCGTGATCCTACCTCAGGCCCCTTCGGGCCCATCGTATGCCATCTACTTGCAGCCTACCCAGGCCCAAACAATGACCCCGCCCCAAGGCCTGAGCCCCACAGtctgccccaccccctcttctAACGCTACAAGATCAAAAGACTCCACTGATACCACCACTGAGAACACAGCCAATGATGCCCCAAAGTCCAGTGCCTCCGCCAGGCCTGGAAGCTTGCCGCCAGGGCTGGAGAGACAAGGTATAAAAAACCGAGACAGGGAGGCTGCTGGAGAAAGAGGCTCAAAGAGGGCAAGCATGCTTGAGGACAGTGGTTCCAGAAAGAGATTTAAAGAAGACCTGAAAGGAGTTGAAAATGTCTCCACA GTGTCCACCAGCCCTGCACCCGGAACCATTCCCGTGTCTCCAAGAATAGAGGCTGTTAGTGTCATACCAGAAAATGCAGGCACTCAGCAAGGAAGGGCCACCAAGTATGACGCATCGGTCCTGGTCCAGAACCAAACAAATGGACAATCAGTTGCTGTGACAGGGGCACAACAG CCTGTTCCTGTGACACCCAAAGGGTCCCAATTAGTGGCCGAAAGCTTCTTCCGTACCCCAGGGGGACCAACGAAGCCGACGGGCTCCTCCTGCGTGGATTTCGATGGTGCTAATAACACCTCCGTAGGAACTCTCTTTGTCCCACAGCGAAAACTGGAAGTCTCAACAGAGGATGTCCATTAG
- the E2F8 gene encoding transcription factor E2F8 isoform X3, producing the protein MENEKENLFFEPHKRGLMKTPLKESTAANTVLTEIQPDFGPLTTPTKPKEISQGEPWTPTANLKMLISAVSPEIRNRDQKRGLFDNRNGLPEAKDCLHEHLSGDEYEKSQPSRKEKSLGLLCHKFLARYPNYPNPALNNDICLDEVAEELNVERRRIYDIVNVLESLHMVSRLAKNRYTWHGRHNLNQTLGTLKSVGEENKYAEQIMMIKKKEYEQEFDFSKSYTIEDPIIKSNTGQNGHPDMCFVELPGVEFRAASVNSRKDKSLRVMSQKFVMLFLVSTPQIVSLEIAAKILIGEDHVEDLDKSKFKTKIRRLYDIANVLSSLDLIKKVHVTEERGRKPAFKWTGPEISPNSSGLSPVLPFAPSDLEVRRSSKENCAKNLFSTRGKPNFTRHPSLIKLVKSIESDRRKINSAPSSPVKTNKAEGSQNSAPFPSKMAQLAAICKMQLEEQSSEPRKKVKVQLARSVHCKPVAPLDTPANAELEMTAPSLIQPLGVLPLIPSPLSSAVPVILPQAPSGPSYAIYLQPTQAQTMTPPQGLSPTVCPTPSSNATRSKDSTDTTTENTANDAPKSSASARPGSLPPGLERQGIKNRDREAAGERGSKRASMLEDSGSRKRFKEDLKGVENVSTLMVSPTSMAAVPVGNSPALTSSHPVPVQNPSSAIVNFTLQHLGLISPGVQVSTSPAPGTIPVSPRIEAVSVIPENAGTQQGRATKYDASVLVQNQTNGQSVAVTGAQQPVPVTPKGSQLVAESFFRTPGGPTKPTGSSCVDFDGANNTSVGTLFVPQRKLEVSTEDVH; encoded by the exons ATGGAGAACGAAAAG GAAAATCTCTTTTTCGAGCCACATAAAAGGGGACTGATGAAAACACCTCTGAAAGAATCCACTGCAGCAAATACAGTGTTGACGGAGATCCAGCCTGACTTTGGCCCTTTAACCACACCCACCAAGCCCAAGGAGATCTCCCAGGGAGAACCGTGGACTCCCACGGCCAACCTAAAAATGCTCATCAGCGCCGTGAGCCCCGAGATCCGCAACAGAGATCAGAAAAGGGGTTTGTTTGACAACAGAAACGGATTACCTGAGGCCAAAGATTGTTTGCAC GAACACTTATCTGGAGACGAATATGAGAAATCCCAACCAAGTCGAAAAGAGAAAAGTTTAGGATTGTTGTGTCATAAGTTCTTAGCTCGATATCCCAACTATCCCAACCCTGCTTTGAATAATGACATCTGTCTTGATGAAGTAGCCGAGGAACTTA ACGTCGAGCGCCGTCGCATTTACGATATCGTCAACGTCCTAGAGAGTCTACACATGGTGAGCCGGCTTGCCAAAAACAGGTACACTTGGCACGGGCGACACAACCTCAACCAAACCCTTGGGACGTTGAAAAGCGTCGGGGAAGAGAACAAGTACGCCGAGCAGATTATGATgatcaaaaagaaagaatatgaacAAGAGTTTGACTTTAGTAAGAGTTACACGATAGAGGATCCGATCATCAAGTCAAACACTGGCCAAAATGGACACCCAGACATGTGTTTTGTCGAACTCCCTGGAGTGGAATTTCGTGCAG CCTCTGTAAACAGCCGCAAAGACAAGTCTTTAAGAGTGATGAGCCAGAAATTTGTGATGCTCTTTTTGGTGTCAACGCCTCAGATAGTAAGCCTGGAAATTGCTGCCAAGATTTTAATTGGGGAGGACCATGTGGAAGATTTGGATAAAAGCAAGTTTAAAA caaaaATTAGGAGGTTATATGACATAGCTAATGTTCTAAGTAGCCTGGATCTTATCAAGAAAGTTCATGTTACGGAGGAAAGAGGCCGAAAACCAGCTTTTAAATGGACAGGCCCAGAAATCAGTCCAAATTCCAgtg GTCTCAGCCCAGTCCTTCCTTTTGCTCCCTCTGATTTGGAAGTAAGGCGGTCTTCAAAAGAGAACTGTGCCAAAAACCTCTTTTCCACACGTGGGAAACCAAACTTCACTCGACACCCTTCCCTCATCAAACTGGTAAAGAGCATAGAAAGTGATCGGAGAAAGATAAATTCTGCCCCCAGTAGCCCTGTCAAAACCAACAAAG CTGAGGGTTCTCAGAATTCTGCACCTTTCCCAAGTAAAATGGCTCAGCTCGCAGCTATTTGCAAGATGCAGTTAGAAGAGCAGTCAAG TGAACCcagaaagaaagtgaaagtaCAACTGGCAAGATCTGTGCACTGCAAACCAGTGGCCCCTCTGGACACTCCAGCAAATGCTGAGCTGGAGATGACAGCACCATCCCTCATCCAGCCCCTGGGGGTGCTTCCCCTCATCCCCAGCCCGTTGTCATCGGCAGTGCCCGTGATCCTACCTCAGGCCCCTTCGGGCCCATCGTATGCCATCTACTTGCAGCCTACCCAGGCCCAAACAATGACCCCGCCCCAAGGCCTGAGCCCCACAGtctgccccaccccctcttctAACGCTACAAGATCAAAAGACTCCACTGATACCACCACTGAGAACACAGCCAATGATGCCCCAAAGTCCAGTGCCTCCGCCAGGCCTGGAAGCTTGCCGCCAGGGCTGGAGAGACAAGGTATAAAAAACCGAGACAGGGAGGCTGCTGGAGAAAGAGGCTCAAAGAGGGCAAGCATGCTTGAGGACAGTGGTTCCAGAAAGAGATTTAAAGAAGACCTGAAAGGAGTTGAAAATGTCTCCACA CTAATGGTCTCACCAACTTCCATGGCAGCCGTCCCTGTCGGGAACAGCCCGGCTCTCACTTCGAGCCACCCCGTTCCCGTCCAGAACCCAAGCTCAGCCATTGTAAACTTCACCCTGCAGCACTTGGGCCTCATCTCTCCCGGTGTGCAGGTGTCCACCAGCCCTGCACCCGGAACCATTCCCGTGTCTCCAAGAATAGAGGCTGTTAGTGTCATACCAGAAAATGCAGGCACTCAGCAAGGAAGGGCCACCAAGTATGACGCATCGGTCCTGGTCCAGAACCAAACAAATGGACAATCAGTTGCTGTGACAGGGGCACAACAG CCTGTTCCTGTGACACCCAAAGGGTCCCAATTAGTGGCCGAAAGCTTCTTCCGTACCCCAGGGGGACCAACGAAGCCGACGGGCTCCTCCTGCGTGGATTTCGATGGTGCTAATAACACCTCCGTAGGAACTCTCTTTGTCCCACAGCGAAAACTGGAAGTCTCAACAGAGGATGTCCATTAG